From one Microthrixaceae bacterium genomic stretch:
- a CDS encoding N-acetyltransferase produces the protein MTDPATDTLSFANDADHHRFVLTDGDVLLGFIEYELSDGLWDLQHTVIEPTARGRGLGSDLAARAFAYIAERDERFIPTCTFLPGVLDRFPRFADHARSPEQR, from the coding sequence ATGACCGACCCGGCCACCGACACCCTCTCCTTCGCCAACGACGCGGATCACCACCGGTTCGTCCTGACCGACGGCGACGTGCTGCTGGGCTTCATCGAGTATGAGCTGAGCGACGGACTGTGGGATCTTCAACACACGGTCATCGAACCCACGGCGCGCGGACGCGGCCTCGGATCCGACCTGGCGGCCCGGGCGTTCGCCTACATCGCCGAGCGGGACGAGCGCTTCATCCCGACCTGCACGTTCCTGCCCGGTGTCCTCGACCGGTTCCCGCGCTTCGCCGACCACGCCCGCTCCCCCGAACAGCGCTGA
- the yihA gene encoding ribosome biogenesis GTP-binding protein YihA/YsxC produces the protein MGPLPLTFVTSASKYTTLPDSPAEVAFIGRSNVGKSSLINAIANQRQLARVSKTPGRTQLINLFALGDGTTVVDLPGYGFANAPKQARNAWGAMTENYFLGRTDLRRIIILVDAEVGPTALDVSMLEWVRHHELPFAVVATKHDKVKSSARQKRKRELAAGCGLDERDVLWVSASKNVNIDLLRDRVRGWLHEAPKASTSRWADGWDDGYDEDLGGDLPAPPQPS, from the coding sequence ATGGGACCCCTTCCACTCACCTTCGTCACCTCTGCATCGAAGTACACCACGCTTCCCGACTCCCCCGCCGAGGTCGCCTTCATCGGCCGATCGAACGTCGGCAAGTCCTCGCTCATCAACGCCATCGCCAATCAACGCCAACTCGCGCGCGTCTCCAAGACCCCCGGGCGAACCCAGCTCATCAACCTGTTCGCGCTCGGCGACGGCACCACCGTGGTCGACCTGCCCGGCTACGGCTTCGCCAATGCCCCGAAACAGGCCCGCAACGCCTGGGGGGCGATGACCGAGAACTACTTCCTCGGCCGCACCGATCTGCGTCGCATCATCATCCTCGTCGACGCCGAGGTCGGGCCGACCGCGCTCGACGTCTCGATGCTCGAATGGGTGCGCCACCACGAACTTCCCTTCGCCGTCGTCGCCACCAAACACGACAAGGTGAAGTCCTCGGCACGCCAGAAGCGCAAGCGCGAGCTCGCGGCGGGATGCGGCCTCGACGAACGCGACGTCCTGTGGGTCAGCGCCTCCAAGAACGTCAACATCGACCTGTTGCGCGATCGGGTCCGCGGCTGGCTCCACGAGGCACCCAAAGCGTCCACAAGCCGCTGGGCGGACGGCTGGGACGACGGCTACGACGAAGACCTCGGTGGCGACCTGCCGGCACCCCCTCAGCCCAGCTGA
- a CDS encoding DNA polymerase: MSEHLVDRLLASGARRGDAIGLATSRDGRVAISRDQVSADLDPASVAKTIAAIDAELAPRWVMWDQRTAATLVAHGIRLVRSWDLAAADRFVHGGWATSPALIWARLHDLDPNTIPVERGPDLFNQIDPAVESASPIDPDGYLRASWSAGGWEDFDGGAVTWASLALRCARLQRAATDTLPDPPRTLSALRSESSIELLCSELAADGLPLDEARANELIAGYIGPRPTTQQDEFDARAQRDAAVFAAAPGVGQVDLRSPGQVRTLLRRVGIEVPDTRAWRLKELRDRHPIVEALLTWRKAERIESTFGYRWLDENVSGGRLRGVWSGCDGAAGRMTASAGLHNLPAELRDAVRAEPGYVFVRADLGQIEPRVLAVVSGDPKLAEATRDDDLYAPVATALGVPRDVAKVAVLGAMYGQTTGIGAEALRGLNAAYPVAMAYLERADRSAQAANDLRTFGGRLIRLSASSPSPNGTEDRAAVAARGRFGRNAMVQGAAAEFFKVWALTVRARVAPLDARIVLCLHDELLVHTPAEYADKVAAAVDAALQEAAARWAPSSDGRSTTGRSDAGRSTTGHSAVRFVAETSVVTSWADAK; encoded by the coding sequence ATGTCTGAGCACCTCGTCGATCGACTCCTCGCCTCAGGGGCGCGCCGCGGCGATGCGATCGGGTTGGCGACGTCTCGTGACGGGCGCGTGGCCATCAGCCGAGATCAGGTGAGCGCGGATCTCGACCCGGCCTCGGTCGCCAAAACGATCGCCGCCATCGACGCAGAGCTCGCACCTCGCTGGGTGATGTGGGATCAACGCACCGCGGCCACGCTCGTCGCCCACGGCATCCGCCTTGTTCGCTCCTGGGACCTCGCCGCCGCCGACCGATTCGTACACGGCGGCTGGGCCACGTCGCCTGCGCTCATCTGGGCGAGGCTGCACGACCTCGACCCCAACACGATCCCCGTCGAGCGCGGACCCGACCTGTTCAACCAGATCGATCCAGCGGTCGAGTCCGCATCGCCGATCGACCCCGACGGCTATCTGCGCGCGTCGTGGAGCGCCGGTGGTTGGGAGGACTTCGACGGCGGCGCCGTGACGTGGGCCAGCCTCGCGTTGCGATGTGCACGACTGCAGCGCGCCGCTACCGACACACTCCCCGATCCGCCACGAACCCTGTCCGCCTTGCGCAGCGAGTCGTCGATCGAGCTGCTCTGCTCGGAACTCGCCGCGGATGGACTCCCGCTCGACGAGGCCCGAGCGAATGAACTCATCGCCGGCTACATCGGCCCCCGCCCGACCACACAACAAGACGAGTTCGACGCACGTGCCCAACGTGACGCCGCGGTCTTCGCCGCCGCACCCGGCGTTGGCCAAGTCGACCTCCGCAGCCCCGGCCAGGTGCGCACTCTGCTGCGACGCGTCGGCATCGAGGTCCCCGACACCCGGGCTTGGCGCCTCAAGGAACTGCGCGACCGGCACCCGATCGTCGAGGCGCTGCTCACCTGGCGCAAAGCCGAACGCATCGAGAGCACCTTCGGATATCGATGGCTCGATGAGAACGTGAGCGGCGGGCGTCTTCGTGGGGTGTGGAGCGGATGCGACGGGGCGGCCGGGCGTATGACCGCGTCGGCCGGGCTGCACAATCTCCCGGCGGAGTTGCGAGACGCTGTGCGCGCCGAGCCGGGGTACGTGTTCGTGCGCGCCGACCTCGGCCAGATCGAACCTCGCGTCCTCGCGGTGGTGTCGGGTGATCCGAAACTCGCCGAAGCCACCCGCGACGACGATCTGTACGCGCCGGTGGCCACCGCGCTCGGCGTGCCGCGAGATGTCGCCAAGGTGGCGGTGCTCGGCGCGATGTACGGCCAAACCACGGGAATCGGAGCGGAGGCCCTGCGAGGGCTCAACGCCGCCTACCCGGTGGCGATGGCCTACCTCGAACGAGCGGATCGCAGTGCTCAAGCGGCGAACGATCTGCGCACCTTCGGCGGACGCCTCATCCGACTTTCCGCGTCGTCCCCGTCCCCGAATGGAACCGAGGATCGCGCGGCGGTCGCGGCCCGGGGACGTTTCGGGCGCAACGCCATGGTGCAAGGCGCGGCGGCGGAGTTCTTCAAGGTGTGGGCGTTGACGGTTCGCGCACGGGTGGCGCCGCTCGACGCACGGATCGTGCTGTGCCTTCACGACGAACTGCTGGTGCACACACCCGCCGAGTACGCCGACAAGGTCGCCGCTGCGGTCGATGCGGCGCTCCAGGAGGCCGCGGCGCGCTGGGCGCCGAGCTCCGACGGCCGCTCCACCACCGGCCGTTCCGATGCCGGGCGTTCCACCACCGGGCATTCAGCCGTACGTTTCGTCGCAGAAACCTCCGTCGTGACCTCCTGGGCCGACGCCAAATAA
- a CDS encoding IS630 family transposase, whose amino-acid sequence MPIAVAAPLTVSDAERAELDRMARSSVLPYRCVRQARALLWAADGVANNEIARRVDATPDTVRRWRTRFEAGGVNEVGKITRGRGRKPKVSHDVVEAIVNDTLHSVPDDESTQWSTRTMAARHGVGKDFVAKIWKDRKLRPWRVDTFKLSNDPNFEAKLVDVVGLYLNPPEGAVVFSFDEKTQCQALDRTQPSLPMKRGRGRTMTHDYKRNGTTDLFAALNVVTGEVLHDTRKTHTSADVLAFFRWIDVHVPRDQEIHVVLDNLSAHKSAEVKAWLAKPAQKKRWHLHFTPTSASWLNLVEGWFAQLTKKRLKTGTFNSVAALTEAIDVWVSHWNDDPEPLVWVKTAEEIIEKVNRGRATLTHLTNSATDH is encoded by the coding sequence ATGCCGATCGCTGTTGCTGCCCCGTTGACTGTGTCCGATGCCGAGCGGGCCGAGTTGGATCGCATGGCGCGGTCGTCGGTGTTGCCGTACCGCTGTGTGCGCCAGGCGCGGGCATTGTTGTGGGCGGCCGATGGGGTGGCGAACAACGAGATCGCCCGGCGCGTTGATGCGACCCCGGACACGGTACGGCGGTGGCGTACCCGCTTCGAGGCTGGCGGGGTCAATGAGGTGGGCAAGATCACTCGAGGTCGTGGTCGCAAACCCAAGGTCAGCCACGACGTGGTCGAGGCGATCGTGAACGACACGTTGCATTCGGTGCCCGATGACGAGTCGACGCAGTGGTCGACACGGACGATGGCTGCGCGGCACGGGGTGGGTAAGGACTTCGTGGCGAAAATCTGGAAGGACCGCAAGCTGCGTCCCTGGCGGGTCGACACGTTCAAGTTGTCGAACGATCCGAACTTCGAGGCGAAGCTTGTCGACGTGGTCGGGTTGTATCTGAACCCGCCGGAGGGGGCGGTGGTGTTCAGCTTCGATGAAAAGACCCAGTGCCAAGCGTTGGATCGCACCCAGCCGTCGCTGCCGATGAAGCGGGGTCGGGGTCGCACGATGACCCATGACTACAAACGCAATGGCACCACCGACCTGTTTGCGGCGTTGAATGTCGTGACCGGTGAGGTGCTTCATGACACCCGCAAGACCCACACCAGTGCCGATGTGTTGGCGTTCTTTCGGTGGATTGATGTCCACGTCCCCCGGGACCAGGAGATCCATGTCGTGTTGGACAACCTCTCGGCGCACAAGTCCGCCGAGGTGAAGGCGTGGCTGGCCAAGCCAGCGCAGAAAAAGCGGTGGCACCTGCACTTCACGCCAACCTCGGCGTCGTGGCTGAACCTGGTCGAGGGCTGGTTCGCTCAACTCACCAAGAAACGGCTCAAGACAGGAACCTTCAACAGCGTCGCCGCTCTAACCGAAGCCATCGACGTGTGGGTCTCGCACTGGAACGACGACCCCGAACCCCTCGTGTGGGTCAAAACGGCGGAGGAGATCATCGAGAAAGTCAACCGGGGGCGGGCCACCCTGACCCACCTCACCAATTCCGCGACGGACCACTAG
- a CDS encoding thiamine diphosphokinase, whose translation MTIGVVLAGGASTHQHVPGWLHDPSVACLVVAADSGLDLAQRLGVDVDLLVGDLDSVSASALGRARRDGVEILEYPSDKDATDLELALGIAIEELGRDHGSGRDHGSVGESNRIVVLGGAGGRLDHLLGNVALLASMSTLHGVAIEAYLGGAYVAVVDSALQPRWSATVRSGAMLSVMAWSPEAVVSESGVRWTLRSHRLRAGSTLGISNEALGGEVVVSVDEGVTLVVIPDAEVLS comes from the coding sequence ATGACCATCGGGGTCGTCCTGGCAGGCGGCGCGTCAACCCATCAGCACGTGCCGGGTTGGCTCCACGATCCGTCCGTGGCATGCCTGGTCGTCGCCGCCGACAGCGGCCTCGACCTGGCGCAGCGGCTTGGGGTGGACGTGGACCTCCTCGTCGGCGACCTCGATTCGGTGAGCGCCTCGGCGCTGGGGCGGGCTCGACGCGACGGTGTCGAGATTCTCGAGTACCCCTCCGACAAGGACGCCACCGACCTCGAACTCGCGCTCGGCATCGCGATCGAGGAACTGGGCCGTGACCACGGGTCGGGCCGTGACCACGGGTCGGTCGGCGAGTCGAATCGCATCGTCGTCCTGGGTGGGGCGGGTGGTCGGCTCGACCATCTGCTCGGCAATGTGGCGTTGCTCGCGTCGATGTCCACGCTGCATGGGGTGGCGATCGAGGCGTACCTCGGCGGCGCGTATGTCGCCGTGGTCGACTCGGCGCTACAGCCGAGGTGGTCGGCCACGGTGCGCTCGGGCGCCATGCTCAGCGTGATGGCGTGGTCGCCCGAGGCGGTCGTGTCCGAATCGGGCGTGCGTTGGACGTTGCGCTCGCATCGGCTCCGCGCCGGGTCGACCCTGGGCATCAGCAACGAAGCGCTCGGTGGGGAAGTTGTCGTGTCCGTCGACGAAGGAGTGACCCTCGTCGTGATTCCAGATGCAGAGGTGCTCTCATGA
- a CDS encoding thiamine ABC transporter substrate-binding protein: protein MSRIQRRTRSGWSRRFVPVVGAMAMLATIASGCGDPDDSADRPNDEGAQRPTITIVTYDSYVLDPEVEAAVEEALDVDLVISASGDGAEALAAAILTAGRPAGDIFFGVDNVVMSRALSEPVFVEFDRELVPNLDSVPEELHLDSTGRLVPINVGPVCVDYDTGWFAERGIAPPTSFEELADPQYASLLVLEDPVTSTPGLAFLMATGVHFGNGAEQYWRSLLDGGALVVGGWSEAWYEQYSVSGGERPLVLSYASSPPAEVFYSDGEVAEPASGVVEATCVDQVEFAGVLAGSAHEELATRVLNEMLSLEWQQSLPLANFVYPARPDAELPELFVQFAPRPSSSVMIDPAVVDEHRDDWIDTWRSIAG from the coding sequence ATGAGTCGAATCCAACGTCGTACAAGGTCCGGGTGGTCTCGCCGGTTCGTCCCGGTCGTGGGGGCGATGGCGATGCTCGCCACGATCGCGTCCGGTTGCGGCGACCCCGACGATTCAGCCGACCGGCCCAACGACGAGGGTGCACAGCGGCCCACCATCACCATCGTCACCTACGACAGCTACGTGTTGGATCCCGAGGTCGAGGCGGCGGTTGAGGAGGCGCTCGATGTCGACCTCGTCATCAGCGCGAGCGGTGACGGCGCCGAGGCGCTCGCGGCGGCGATCCTGACCGCGGGCCGCCCTGCGGGCGACATCTTCTTCGGGGTCGACAACGTGGTGATGAGCCGGGCGTTGTCGGAACCCGTGTTCGTCGAATTCGACCGCGAACTGGTGCCGAACCTCGACTCGGTCCCCGAGGAGCTCCACCTCGACTCCACCGGTCGCCTCGTGCCGATCAACGTCGGTCCGGTGTGTGTCGACTACGACACCGGCTGGTTTGCCGAACGCGGCATCGCACCGCCGACCTCGTTCGAGGAGCTCGCGGATCCGCAGTACGCGTCGCTGCTGGTGCTCGAAGACCCGGTGACCTCCACGCCGGGCCTGGCGTTCCTGATGGCGACCGGTGTTCACTTCGGCAATGGGGCCGAGCAGTACTGGCGCTCGCTCCTCGACGGTGGGGCGCTGGTGGTCGGAGGGTGGAGCGAGGCGTGGTACGAGCAGTACAGCGTGAGTGGCGGCGAACGTCCGCTGGTGCTCAGCTACGCGTCGAGCCCGCCGGCGGAGGTGTTCTATTCCGATGGCGAGGTCGCCGAACCGGCCTCGGGGGTTGTCGAGGCGACCTGTGTGGACCAGGTCGAATTCGCCGGGGTGCTGGCGGGATCGGCGCACGAGGAGTTGGCGACGAGGGTGCTCAACGAGATGTTGTCGCTGGAGTGGCAACAGAGCCTGCCGCTCGCGAACTTCGTGTACCCGGCGCGGCCCGATGCCGAATTGCCCGAGTTGTTCGTTCAGTTCGCTCCCCGCCCGTCGTCGAGCGTGATGATCGACCCGGCCGTGGTCGACGAGCACCGCGACGACTGGATCGACACCTGGCGGTCGATCGCCGGATGA
- a CDS encoding ABC transporter permease subunit, protein MTWRRAVLGVGAVLWALAYGWPLVAVMGRSITGVAGREGLGLATWSVLWDERTLRLFAITFAQSAASVVVVMALGVPMGWALARLSFRGSSVVSAVVMVPFVLPTLTVASAVLAVVGGLPDADGARFALVVVAHVCLNLGLMVRAVAAAVAAVPASIEDSARSLGHRPLRAVRATTLRMIAPQIADAALLVAMFCLTSFGVIVGLGSARVSTVEVEVWFLSTRSLDLASAAVLVVAQLAIVLAIVALQARVGAQRRTRVGMGVGAVRRRPVRGRGDRSLAAFTVLATAVFAGGPPLALVLRSLHTARGWGLGNYRALFGAGQHRPDRSIPALATTILGPGDAGGAISASVLGAVLGAVLALALAAPLVVSAGRDDSVGRFVDRLLIVPMSISAATLGLGFLLAYSGAWIDLRGTWIAVPLVQAATAAPIAARLLLGGVRSVDRQPFEAAAVLGAGRLRRGLRIGVPLLGRPVAVAAGFAFAMAIGEFGATVFLARPDRPTIPILISRLLGRAGTGNFGAAMALSCVLAAIVIGAVALVDRRGRGQLG, encoded by the coding sequence ATGACGTGGCGGCGAGCGGTGCTCGGCGTGGGCGCGGTGCTGTGGGCGCTGGCCTATGGCTGGCCGCTCGTCGCCGTCATGGGTCGCAGTATCACCGGTGTCGCCGGGCGCGAGGGGCTTGGACTCGCCACGTGGTCGGTGCTGTGGGACGAACGCACACTGCGGCTGTTCGCCATCACCTTCGCTCAGAGCGCGGCGTCGGTCGTCGTGGTGATGGCGCTGGGGGTTCCGATGGGCTGGGCGTTGGCGCGCCTGTCCTTTCGGGGAAGTTCGGTCGTCTCGGCGGTCGTGATGGTGCCATTCGTGTTGCCCACGCTGACGGTGGCCAGCGCGGTGCTCGCCGTCGTGGGCGGGTTGCCCGACGCCGACGGCGCCCGCTTCGCGCTCGTGGTCGTTGCGCACGTGTGTTTGAACCTCGGGCTGATGGTCCGGGCCGTCGCGGCGGCGGTCGCCGCGGTGCCGGCATCGATCGAGGACTCGGCGCGGTCGTTGGGGCACCGCCCGCTGCGGGCGGTCCGCGCGACGACCCTTCGGATGATCGCCCCGCAGATCGCGGATGCTGCGTTGCTCGTGGCCATGTTCTGCCTCACCTCCTTCGGGGTGATCGTTGGGCTCGGCTCCGCTCGGGTGTCGACCGTCGAGGTCGAGGTCTGGTTCCTCAGCACCCGCAGTCTCGATCTGGCCAGCGCTGCGGTGCTGGTGGTGGCACAACTCGCGATCGTGCTGGCCATCGTCGCGTTGCAGGCCCGCGTCGGGGCACAGCGCCGTACGCGGGTCGGCATGGGTGTGGGTGCGGTTCGCCGTCGACCGGTGCGTGGCCGCGGCGACCGGTCGCTCGCCGCCTTCACGGTGCTCGCCACCGCGGTGTTCGCTGGCGGCCCGCCGTTGGCATTGGTGCTGCGGTCGCTGCACACGGCTCGAGGCTGGGGGCTGGGCAACTATCGGGCGCTGTTCGGCGCTGGGCAGCACCGGCCGGACCGGTCGATCCCTGCGCTGGCAACGACCATCCTGGGTCCCGGAGACGCCGGTGGAGCCATCAGTGCGTCGGTGCTGGGAGCGGTGCTGGGAGCGGTGCTGGCACTGGCGCTGGCGGCCCCGCTGGTGGTCTCGGCGGGGCGCGACGATTCGGTTGGTCGCTTCGTCGACCGGCTGTTGATCGTGCCGATGAGCATCTCCGCCGCGACCCTCGGACTCGGGTTCCTCCTCGCCTACAGCGGAGCGTGGATCGACCTGCGCGGCACCTGGATCGCGGTGCCGCTCGTGCAGGCGGCGACAGCGGCCCCCATCGCCGCGAGGCTGCTGTTGGGAGGGGTGCGCAGCGTCGACCGACAGCCGTTCGAAGCGGCTGCGGTGCTGGGAGCCGGCCGGTTGCGGCGGGGGTTGCGTATCGGGGTTCCCCTCCTGGGGCGGCCGGTGGCCGTGGCTGCGGGGTTCGCGTTCGCGATGGCCATCGGCGAGTTCGGAGCGACGGTGTTTCTGGCCCGGCCGGATCGCCCCACCATCCCGATTCTCATTAGCCGTCTGCTCGGCCGGGCGGGAACGGGCAACTTCGGAGCGGCGATGGCGTTGAGTTGCGTTCTGGCGGCGATCGTCATCGGTGCCGTGGCGCTGGTCGATCGGCGAGGTCGCGGTCAGCTGGGCTGA
- a CDS encoding TetR family transcriptional regulator, with protein sequence MTSTRDRLLDVAEQRFARSGIAAVTTREIVEAAGQRNTSAVSYHFGSREGLLAAILRRRGGPIDIERGRRRASLGDASHRDLIACLVVPYSAMLDDGGGRAYLRIVDQLRGRFTAWRIESDVESTAQLAAILDEIERGIDASPALRRERIVALIMLMTSSIADRARRLDDGEVPELDHDDYLANLVDMCAAVLQA encoded by the coding sequence GTGACGTCGACGCGGGATCGGCTGCTGGATGTCGCCGAGCAGCGCTTTGCTCGTTCGGGCATCGCCGCGGTGACGACTCGCGAGATCGTCGAGGCCGCCGGGCAACGCAACACCAGCGCGGTGAGCTATCACTTCGGCTCCCGCGAGGGGTTGCTGGCGGCGATCCTGCGTCGACGAGGGGGTCCGATCGATATCGAGCGGGGTCGCCGTCGAGCCTCGCTTGGCGACGCGTCGCATCGTGACCTCATCGCATGTCTCGTCGTGCCGTACTCGGCCATGTTGGACGATGGTGGCGGCCGCGCGTACTTACGCATCGTCGATCAGTTGCGCGGGCGCTTCACCGCATGGCGCATCGAATCCGACGTGGAGAGCACTGCTCAGTTGGCGGCCATTCTCGACGAGATCGAGCGCGGTATCGACGCGTCGCCGGCGCTTCGGCGTGAACGCATCGTGGCCCTCATCATGTTGATGACCTCCTCGATCGCCGATCGGGCCCGCCGTCTCGACGACGGCGAGGTGCCCGAGCTCGACCACGACGACTACCTTGCAAACCTCGTCGACATGTGCGCCGCGGTTCTGCAGGCGTAG
- a CDS encoding acyl-CoA dehydrogenase family protein produces the protein MPQASEDHELFRSTVREFVEREINPFAEEWEETGVFPARELFSKMGSLGFLGLTYDPVYGGGGADYGYVCILNEELGRMLPLGVAMAIGVQTDMATPSLHRFGSHELKEQYLRPAITGEAVAAVAITEPDAGSDVAGIRTKAHLEGGEWVLNGAKTFITNGTQADWVCVVARTSDEGGSRGVSQILVPTDAPGFIVSRKLDKLGMRSSDTAELVFENCRVPAANLIGSEGNGFKQQMQQFQDERMVASHQMAGACHYALERTGAYLRERMAFGKPLMANQHLAYELAELSAEVDMLRVYNWEAAMAQSRGEDITRYATIAKLKSGRLARRVADVCLQYHGGLGYMEENWTARFFRDTRLWSIGGGADEIMLRTLARVDGFWA, from the coding sequence ATGCCCCAAGCCAGCGAGGACCACGAACTGTTCCGATCGACCGTGCGGGAATTCGTCGAACGCGAGATCAACCCGTTCGCCGAGGAGTGGGAGGAGACCGGGGTCTTCCCGGCCCGTGAGTTGTTCTCGAAGATGGGCTCGCTCGGGTTCCTCGGGTTGACCTACGACCCGGTCTACGGCGGCGGTGGTGCCGACTACGGCTATGTGTGCATCCTCAACGAGGAACTTGGGCGCATGTTGCCCCTCGGCGTGGCGATGGCGATCGGCGTGCAGACCGACATGGCCACGCCGTCGCTGCATCGTTTCGGCAGCCACGAACTCAAAGAGCAGTACCTGCGCCCGGCCATCACCGGCGAGGCGGTGGCGGCGGTGGCGATCACCGAACCCGACGCCGGCTCCGATGTCGCAGGCATTCGCACCAAGGCCCATCTCGAGGGCGGCGAATGGGTGTTGAACGGTGCCAAGACGTTCATCACCAACGGCACCCAGGCGGATTGGGTGTGCGTCGTGGCCCGCACCTCCGACGAGGGGGGATCGCGGGGCGTTTCACAGATCCTCGTGCCCACCGACGCCCCCGGGTTCATCGTGAGTCGCAAGCTCGACAAGTTGGGGATGCGCAGTTCCGACACCGCCGAGTTGGTCTTCGAGAACTGTCGGGTGCCCGCCGCCAACCTGATCGGATCCGAGGGCAACGGGTTCAAACAACAGATGCAACAGTTCCAAGACGAGCGCATGGTGGCCTCGCATCAGATGGCGGGCGCATGTCACTACGCGCTCGAACGCACCGGCGCCTACCTCCGCGAGCGCATGGCGTTCGGCAAGCCCCTCATGGCGAATCAGCACCTGGCCTACGAGCTGGCCGAGTTGTCGGCCGAGGTCGACATGTTGCGGGTCTACAACTGGGAGGCCGCGATGGCCCAGAGCCGCGGCGAGGACATCACCCGCTACGCCACGATCGCCAAGCTGAAGTCGGGCCGCCTCGCCCGGCGGGTTGCCGACGTGTGCCTGCAGTACCACGGTGGCCTCGGCTACATGGAGGAGAACTGGACGGCCCGGTTCTTCCGCGACACCCGGCTGTGGTCGATCGGCGGAGGCGCGGACGAGATCATGTTGCGTACCCTCGCCCGGGTCGACGGCTTCTGGGCGTGA
- a CDS encoding LLM class flavin-dependent oxidoreductase has product MEFGLFLNGYLPGPAAHNPGAEHEMLMREVNYGIHADKFNWKYVWMGEHHALTEYSHLSAPEVLIGYVAAKTEQIHIGSAIMNLSRPVNHPVRNAERVAMLDHITEGRYEWGTGRGAGSHEMATFDLLTSETKEMWDEAAHEILRMWEVRDYTFEGKYFKIEKPHNVLPKPYGTGHPPMWVGCGNPGTFTKAGELGIGAIAFNFEPIYNLKGRINAYKEGITNCTETLGQYKNDNVMMTNAVVCVSDRKRAREIAMSLGRGYLNTMVNMYHDTMPPQDNAVVWPNPPHRIPDESTLDYLIEAGYLLCGTPEEVNEQIAKYQEVGCDQLVFGIPTEGFRDEEILEMIELFGTEVIPNYDTDPEHSTTRYRREAKRKYPDFEKPVDPNLKVSVLPESALIQLPE; this is encoded by the coding sequence ATGGAGTTCGGTCTCTTTCTCAACGGCTACCTGCCCGGCCCGGCGGCGCACAACCCGGGCGCCGAACACGAGATGTTGATGCGCGAGGTCAACTACGGCATCCACGCCGACAAGTTCAACTGGAAGTACGTGTGGATGGGCGAGCACCACGCACTCACCGAGTACTCGCACCTGTCGGCCCCCGAGGTGCTCATCGGATATGTCGCCGCCAAGACCGAACAGATCCACATCGGCTCGGCGATCATGAACCTGTCTCGGCCCGTCAACCACCCGGTGCGTAACGCCGAGCGGGTGGCGATGCTCGACCACATCACCGAGGGCCGCTACGAGTGGGGCACCGGCCGTGGAGCGGGAAGCCATGAGATGGCCACCTTCGACCTGCTCACCTCCGAAACCAAGGAGATGTGGGACGAGGCGGCACACGAGATTCTGCGGATGTGGGAGGTGCGCGACTACACGTTTGAGGGGAAGTACTTCAAGATCGAAAAGCCCCACAACGTCTTGCCGAAGCCGTATGGAACCGGTCACCCGCCGATGTGGGTGGGCTGTGGCAACCCCGGAACGTTCACCAAGGCCGGCGAGTTGGGCATCGGTGCGATCGCCTTCAACTTCGAGCCGATCTACAACCTGAAGGGCCGCATCAACGCCTACAAGGAAGGCATCACGAACTGCACCGAGACCCTCGGGCAGTACAAGAACGACAACGTGATGATGACCAACGCCGTGGTGTGCGTATCGGATCGCAAGCGGGCACGTGAAATCGCCATGTCGCTCGGCCGCGGCTATCTCAACACGATGGTGAACATGTACCACGACACGATGCCGCCCCAGGACAACGCCGTCGTGTGGCCGAACCCTCCGCATCGCATCCCCGACGAGTCGACCCTCGACTACCTCATCGAGGCCGGGTACCTGTTGTGTGGCACCCCCGAGGAGGTCAACGAACAGATCGCCAAGTACCAGGAGGTCGGCTGCGATCAACTGGTGTTCGGCATTCCGACCGAGGGATTCCGCGACGAGGAAATCCTCGAAATGATCGAACTGTTCGGCACCGAGGTGATTCCGAATTACGACACCGACCCGGAGCACTCGACCACCCGGTATCGCCGCGAGGCCAAGCGTAAGTACCCGGATTTCGAGAAGCCGGTCGATCCGAACCTGAAGGTCAGCGTGCTTCCCGAGAGCGCGTTGATCCAACTGCCGGAGTGA